The following are encoded in a window of Alosa sapidissima isolate fAloSap1 chromosome 12, fAloSap1.pri, whole genome shotgun sequence genomic DNA:
- the rasl11b gene encoding ras-like protein family member 11B has protein sequence MRLIQNMSTIAEYPTSECPSGRVIKIAVIGGSGVGKTALVVRFLTRRFIGDYERNAGNLYSRDIQIDNEQVAIQVQDTPGIHVTANGPGCTDHVTRSIQWADAIVLVYSVTDQRSFDLIGPLHQLVARAHADRASVPPVILLANKADLLHVRRVDAQQGPLLASALGCSFYEVSASEDYSQVHGAFHRLCRDLAKQPPAAGALPSASSTATSAGSEKRRSPLIPRPKSPNMQDLKRRFKQALSAKVRTVTSV, from the exons ATGCGTCTCATTCAAAATATGTCCACCATCGCTGAGTACCCAACTTCGGAGTGCCCGTCTGGTCGGGTTATCAAAATAGCAGTGATTGGTGGAAGCGGCGTTGGAAAAACTG CGCTGGTTGTGAGATTTCTAACAAGAAGATTCATCGGTGATTATGAGAGAAATGCAG GTAACCTCTACTCTCGGGATATCCAGATCGACAATGAGCAAGTGGCCATTCAAGTTCAGGACACACCAGGCATCCAT GTCACAGCAAATGGTCCAGGTTGCACTGACCATGTGACTCGCTCCATCCAGTGGGCTGACGCCATTGTCCTGGTCTACTCCGTGACCGACCAGCGCAGCTTTGACCTCATTGGTCCACTCCACCAACTCGTAGCCCGAGCCCATGCTGATAGAGCCAGCGTGCCGCCCGTCATCCTGCTGGCCAATAAGGCCGACCTGCTGCACGTGAGGCGGGTGGATGCCCAGCAGGGTCCCCTCCTGGCGTCCGCGCTGGGCTGCAGCTTCTACGAGGTGTCAGCCAGCGAGGACTACAGCCAGGTCCACGGCGCCTTCCACCGGCTGTGCCGCGACCTGGCCAAGCAGCCCCCTGCCGCCGGCGCCCTCCCCTCGGCCAGCAGCACCGCCACCTCCGCCGGGTCCGAGAAGCGCCGCTCGCCCCTCATCCCCCGGCCCAAGTCCCCCAACATGCAGGACCTGAAGAGGCGCTTCAAGCAGGCCCTCTCGGCCAAGGTGCGCACGGTCACCTCCGTGTGA